The Campylobacter concisus genome includes a region encoding these proteins:
- a CDS encoding response regulator, whose product MNISPNLEPININLPKNMIYSRVLLGVDRVQTLDNTNLKSELKDIATKLISNSTYSIIQGASTSGVKSEYAKADSGTNDAFSYVDIQRRNWDKKDFENKYLFGKDASALRKVDQTSTYFSSINSKTPIKPIAAADTKFTNLNDYAYEKTIKTSLGDMEVFLDLYDDNDKLGIGKLDANGFLFNFDSNKDGVINSGDKYFDKLKVRGYDKDGNEKIFKLSEVVSEINLNDFIKKDIRNLSHEAMDFASKNTVDYRVSLNNSNPYTLFSAEYRYQKIGKEETNKFFKDHADQDGWVDLRDNKIFNEESGLNNFAYEKVGFDGKKRLSEFNPIIKPSGSKQDKSFSYAGYQKDSFMKFYNDYQKESSAHSKDVEWISKNLKENDVEDADDLISKLKATKSSYMIAMESEFEKTTGLEFSLENLERVKHAFESDTSKAAAALKDTDSVIAMKLNKNGTITLKFDSGRELEVKEIYNDTGKLISKDDKDSKRASINLDAKSMNDVELNRLDFKDIGIKQDDKISSLKELGAKLVKNLSDKFTSKFLIGLENGKSITTKEIYNITYLENDLKFKELSSKDRLYKKVDTRV is encoded by the coding sequence ATGAATATATCACCAAATTTAGAGCCCATAAATATAAATTTACCCAAAAATATGATCTATTCAAGGGTCCTTCTTGGCGTAGATAGAGTGCAAACTTTAGACAATACAAATTTAAAGTCTGAGCTTAAAGACATCGCTACTAAGCTTATCTCAAATAGCACTTACTCTATCATCCAAGGTGCTAGCACCAGTGGCGTGAAGTCAGAGTATGCTAAAGCAGATAGTGGGACAAACGATGCTTTTTCTTATGTGGATATACAAAGAAGAAACTGGGACAAAAAAGACTTTGAAAACAAATATCTCTTTGGCAAAGATGCCTCAGCACTAAGGAAAGTGGATCAAACTAGCACCTATTTTTCATCTATAAATTCAAAAACTCCCATTAAGCCCATTGCAGCAGCAGATACTAAATTTACAAATTTAAATGACTACGCCTATGAAAAAACGATAAAAACCTCACTGGGTGACATGGAGGTCTTTTTGGATCTTTATGACGATAATGACAAACTAGGCATAGGCAAGCTAGATGCAAATGGATTTTTATTTAACTTTGATAGCAACAAGGACGGAGTGATAAATTCTGGTGATAAATACTTTGATAAGTTAAAGGTTAGAGGCTACGATAAAGACGGAAATGAGAAAATTTTTAAACTAAGCGAAGTTGTAAGCGAGATAAACCTTAACGACTTTATTAAAAAAGATATTAGAAATTTAAGCCATGAGGCTATGGACTTTGCTAGCAAAAACACGGTTGATTATAGAGTTAGTTTAAACAACTCAAACCCTTATACTCTATTTTCAGCCGAGTATCGCTACCAAAAGATAGGCAAAGAAGAGACTAATAAATTTTTCAAAGATCATGCAGACCAAGACGGCTGGGTAGATCTTAGGGATAATAAGATATTTAACGAAGAGAGCGGCTTAAACAACTTTGCCTATGAGAAAGTTGGCTTTGATGGCAAGAAAAGGCTTAGTGAGTTTAACCCTATCATAAAACCATCTGGATCTAAACAAGATAAGAGCTTTTCATACGCAGGCTATCAAAAAGATAGCTTTATGAAATTTTATAACGACTACCAAAAAGAGTCTAGCGCTCACAGCAAAGACGTAGAGTGGATAAGCAAAAATTTAAAAGAAAATGATGTAGAAGACGCAGATGATCTCATCTCAAAGCTAAAAGCCACAAAGTCATCTTATATGATCGCTATGGAGAGTGAGTTTGAAAAAACAACTGGGCTTGAGTTTAGCCTAGAAAATTTAGAAAGAGTAAAGCATGCTTTTGAGAGTGATACGAGCAAGGCTGCAGCTGCTCTAAAGGACACAGATAGCGTAATAGCTATGAAGCTAAACAAAAATGGCACTATCACGCTTAAATTTGATAGCGGAAGAGAGCTAGAGGTAAAAGAAATTTATAACGACACTGGCAAGCTAATCAGCAAAGATGACAAAGATAGTAAAAGAGCAAGTATAAATTTAGATGCTAAGAGCATGAATGATGTAGAACTAAACAGACTTGACTTTAAGGATATAGGCATAAAGCAAGATGATAAGATATCTAGCCTAAAAGAGCTTGGAGCAAAGCTAGTTAAAAACCTCTCTGATAAATTTACAAGTAAATTCCTAATCGGACTTGAAAACGGCAAAAGCATCACCACTAAAGAAATTTATAACATCACTTATCTTGAAAACGACCTCAAATTTAAGGAACTATCTAGCAAAGATAGGCTTTATAAAAAGGTAGATACGAGAGTTTAG
- a CDS encoding Cj0814 family flagellar-dependent secreted protein: MINTLGSYPLNLEQNIKVSTKASTNQTSSEVLGYKVDKDGYFTDEFNKQAGIPSGYKIHSSTLESLVRIETQPDYMQRVFDSIDILKTVNNAYKVLSQVVGEDTLNSKDSFSLDEIRNFSQGFEYNRQSMQVTKIHNSIHEFGSAAADFNGKESNKQMISTLFFNPSFDGGDGRQPLKPTTDIFNNNNGGKESVGSGVFMDPHGEKYTNKDGSITKGGLIAAVINNNLDVREGETTVQGKREGYDKSIDSKEFNRAFELFNLMGEMKFGPGFINATDNDIAGMPKYMQDYIRSKRDFVYIDLQSGFVSTPEDRRRGYEEDELSFKKMMEHNLKMLKLLFGEIDKDGKKSKDFMDSFLKFSMPPLNLVKELNENPAGKYLVDMLGIKRDVDIKA; the protein is encoded by the coding sequence ATGATAAACACACTTGGTAGCTACCCCTTGAATTTAGAGCAGAACATAAAGGTATCAACCAAAGCTTCTACCAACCAAACTAGCTCAGAGGTTTTAGGCTACAAGGTAGATAAGGATGGCTACTTTACAGATGAGTTTAATAAGCAAGCTGGCATACCAAGCGGATATAAAATTCACTCAAGCACACTGGAGTCTTTAGTCAGGATAGAGACGCAGCCTGACTATATGCAAAGGGTTTTTGACAGCATCGATATACTAAAAACTGTAAATAATGCCTACAAAGTTCTCTCCCAAGTAGTTGGCGAAGACACACTAAACTCAAAAGATAGCTTTAGCTTAGATGAGATAAGAAATTTCTCTCAAGGCTTTGAGTATAACCGCCAAAGTATGCAAGTAACCAAGATCCATAACTCCATTCATGAATTTGGCTCGGCTGCGGCTGATTTTAACGGCAAAGAGTCAAATAAGCAGATGATAAGCACGCTTTTTTTCAACCCAAGCTTTGATGGCGGAGATGGCAGGCAGCCACTAAAGCCAACAACAGATATCTTTAACAACAACAATGGCGGCAAGGAGAGTGTGGGAAGTGGTGTATTTATGGATCCGCATGGAGAGAAATACACTAATAAAGATGGCTCAATAACCAAAGGCGGACTTATAGCAGCCGTCATAAACAACAACCTTGATGTAAGAGAGGGCGAGACAACAGTACAAGGCAAAAGAGAAGGCTATGATAAGAGCATAGATAGTAAAGAATTTAATAGAGCATTTGAGCTGTTTAATCTAATGGGTGAGATGAAATTTGGACCTGGCTTTATAAATGCTACTGATAATGACATAGCTGGCATGCCTAAATATATGCAAGACTACATCAGATCTAAAAGAGACTTTGTCTATATCGACTTACAAAGTGGCTTTGTGAGCACTCCTGAAGATAGACGTAGGGGATATGAAGAAGACGAACTCTCATTTAAAAAGATGATGGAGCATAATCTAAAAATGCTAAAGCTACTCTTTGGTGAGATAGACAAAGATGGTAAAAAGAGCAAAGACTTTATGGATAGTTTTTTAAAATTTAGTATGCCGCCTTTAAATTTAGTAAAAGAGCTAAATGAAAACCCAGCTGGAAAATACCTAGTAGATATGCTTGGTATAAAAAGAGATGTTGATATAAAGGCGTAA
- a CDS encoding cell surface protein: protein MITSINGLSNTPIQDNTIQKENAKMSKEQEKALIDSYMQNLIIDNVEKYIKEDRSSENWITETIEKIDNMLSKKYSYTIDERRALLSKYPENLEEFEINVLQSHMDWLLTNSVDGKPTISGLMVGIGTKEEDELDAFMETMSSLYPNNNKESLSLLDRTDLSIDEFKTLFAKAREKATKDVEEQRKQIIKEEQEYNANFAKEQSEKKFKPMQVKKKYETYDINKDQKFLFARELLKFKEKRGIDVLELMQKIDKKQILNKMA, encoded by the coding sequence ATGATAACTAGCATAAACGGACTTAGCAACACACCGATACAAGATAACACTATCCAAAAAGAAAATGCAAAAATGTCAAAGGAGCAAGAAAAGGCTCTAATTGATTCATATATGCAAAATTTAATAATTGATAATGTTGAAAAATACATCAAAGAAGACAGAAGTAGTGAAAACTGGATAACAGAAACCATAGAGAAGATAGACAATATGCTTTCAAAAAAGTATAGCTATACCATTGATGAAAGGCGAGCTTTATTATCAAAATATCCAGAAAACTTAGAGGAATTTGAAATCAATGTATTACAATCTCACATGGACTGGTTGCTTACCAACTCTGTTGATGGCAAACCAACAATATCTGGACTGATGGTTGGTATTGGCACAAAAGAAGAAGATGAACTAGATGCTTTTATGGAAACTATGTCCTCCCTTTATCCAAATAATAACAAGGAGTCGCTTAGTCTTTTAGATAGAACCGATCTAAGCATAGATGAATTTAAAACGTTATTTGCCAAAGCAAGAGAAAAAGCAACAAAAGATGTTGAAGAACAAAGAAAGCAGATAATCAAAGAAGAGCAAGAATATAATGCAAATTTTGCCAAAGAGCAGTCTGAGAAAAAATTTAAACCTATGCAGGTTAAGAAGAAGTATGAGACCTATGATATAAACAAGGATCAGAAATTTCTCTTTGCAAGAGAGCTTTTAAAATTTAAAGAAAAAAGAGGCATAGATGTCTTAGAGCTTATGCAAAAGATAGACAAGAAGCAAATTTTAAATAAGATGGCTTGA
- a CDS encoding Cj0814 family flagellar-dependent secreted protein, whose translation MFSLILLLQEPAKFTYTTSSQNSLISLIFSDLQAYGYTVDKAGFMGADFNKAASLPQDFKIHKSTLDELSRFSGRNHVLNRIKSKDEQIKIFDNIDMADTIKHYYRLFDQMTSALGDYKKSYTLADISKLPKGYSTKGTHYDAKGHLLKDLSNSTISNIYSSTDDLNSAKTLSKELSSAGVRLIVKEVDFTMSEAGDEFSFNPDISFYKSDEGYSKEALFMGFLRSSRPLPSDSAKTKLSSAALNDISSTGEHKEYFVDFEKMGKDNESIKALIKERLKELTFLMYARSKNIKAESATSNEYEKFKPTSGDLNSLANSWSERISSISKTFV comes from the coding sequence GTGTTCTCCTTAATTCTATTACTCCAAGAGCCAGCTAAATTTACTTATACCACTTCTTCACAAAACAGCCTCATCTCTTTAATTTTCAGTGATCTTCAAGCTTACGGCTACACAGTGGATAAAGCTGGGTTTATGGGAGCTGATTTTAACAAAGCAGCCAGCTTGCCACAGGACTTTAAAATCCACAAAAGCACGCTTGATGAGCTTAGTAGATTTTCTGGGCGCAACCATGTGCTAAATCGCATCAAGAGCAAAGACGAGCAGATAAAGATCTTTGATAACATCGATATGGCCGACACTATAAAGCACTACTACAGACTATTTGATCAAATGACCTCTGCTTTAGGCGATTATAAAAAGAGCTACACCCTTGCAGATATAAGCAAACTACCAAAAGGTTACAGCACAAAAGGTACTCACTATGATGCCAAAGGACATTTGCTAAAAGATCTATCAAACTCTACTATCTCAAACATCTACTCTAGCACTGATGATCTAAATAGCGCTAAAACTCTTAGCAAGGAGCTTTCAAGTGCAGGCGTTAGGCTCATAGTAAAAGAGGTTGATTTTACGATGAGCGAAGCAGGTGATGAGTTTAGCTTTAACCCTGATATCTCTTTTTATAAGTCAGATGAAGGTTATAGTAAAGAGGCTCTTTTTATGGGATTTTTACGCAGTTCTAGACCGCTACCAAGTGATAGTGCAAAGACTAAGCTAAGTAGTGCTGCACTAAATGATATATCAAGCACTGGAGAGCATAAAGAGTACTTTGTGGATTTTGAAAAAATGGGTAAAGATAACGAGAGCATAAAAGCACTCATAAAAGAAAGACTTAAAGAGCTAACGTTTTTAATGTATGCAAGATCAAAGAACATTAAGGCAGAAAGTGCCACTTCAAACGAATATGAGAAATTTAAGCCAACTAGCGGGGATTTAAATTCTCTAGCAAATTCTTGGAGCGAGAGGATAAGTTCTATTAGTAAGACTTTTGTGTAG
- a CDS encoding recombinase family protein, with the protein MRNYEKITALYERLSRDDELQGESNSIVNQKKILEEYAGKNNLSNIIHFTDDGISGTQFDRPGFMAMMNGVNQGNIIGCIIVKDMSRLGRDYLKVGQCMEILRQKGVRLIAINDNVDSFYREDDFTPFRNIMNEWYTRDTSRKIQSTFRSKGESGKHTASSPPYGYIKDEKDKDKWIVDEKAAEIVRRIFNLTMQGNGPYRIAKILESEKVDIPAYHQQKLGYGLHQSKVFEHPYRWCSSTIVSILKKQEYLGHTVNFKTRKHFKDKKSKYVSEENWLIFENTHEAIIDQETFDNVQRIRGNVKRYPDGWGEYHPLTGLMYYTDCGSKMYVHRTSNYKNIPYYTCSAYTKVPCGTLCPSTHRIKAEAVLNLIQETLKDIKKYLNEDHEAFIRSI; encoded by the coding sequence ATGAGGAATTATGAAAAGATAACAGCACTCTATGAGAGATTAAGTCGTGATGATGAACTTCAAGGAGAAAGCAATTCTATTGTAAATCAAAAGAAAATCCTTGAAGAATATGCAGGTAAAAATAATTTAAGCAACATCATACATTTTACAGATGATGGAATAAGCGGAACACAGTTTGATAGACCGGGCTTTATGGCAATGATGAACGGAGTTAATCAAGGTAATATAATAGGTTGTATAATCGTAAAAGATATGAGTAGACTTGGCAGAGACTATCTTAAAGTCGGTCAATGTATGGAAATCTTAAGACAAAAGGGAGTTAGGCTCATTGCTATCAATGATAATGTAGATAGCTTTTATAGAGAAGATGATTTTACCCCTTTTAGAAATATTATGAATGAATGGTATACAAGAGATACTTCAAGAAAAATACAATCTACATTCAGGTCAAAGGGGGAAAGCGGAAAGCATACGGCAAGCTCTCCACCTTATGGATATATCAAAGATGAAAAAGACAAAGATAAGTGGATTGTAGATGAAAAAGCAGCGGAGATAGTAAGGAGAATATTCAATCTGACCATGCAAGGCAATGGTCCGTATCGAATAGCAAAGATATTGGAAAGTGAAAAAGTAGATATACCTGCTTACCATCAGCAAAAATTAGGATATGGACTACATCAAAGCAAAGTGTTTGAACATCCTTATCGTTGGTGCAGTTCTACAATTGTAAGTATCTTAAAGAAACAGGAATATTTAGGTCATACTGTAAACTTCAAAACAAGAAAGCATTTCAAGGATAAGAAAAGCAAATATGTATCTGAAGAAAACTGGCTGATATTTGAAAATACCCACGAGGCAATTATAGACCAAGAAACCTTTGATAATGTGCAAAGGATAAGAGGAAATGTAAAAAGGTATCCCGATGGTTGGGGAGAATATCACCCTTTAACTGGGCTTATGTATTATACAGATTGTGGCAGTAAAATGTATGTTCATAGAACAAGTAATTACAAAAATATTCCCTATTACACTTGCAGTGCTTACACGAAAGTACCCTGTGGAACGCTTTGTCCATCTACTCACAGGATAAAAGCGGAAGCAGTCTTAAACCTTATACAGGAAACCTTAAAAGACATTAAAAAATATCTTAATGAAGATCACGAAGCCTTTATCCGTTCCATTTAA
- a CDS encoding DUF4368 domain-containing protein translates to MKKIPSNRYEILNSQYETEQIALSKEIKDLEFAISRYEKETDKAKKFISLISRYENFDELTTTMINEFVEKIIVHERNRKGSQTSKQKNRDIF, encoded by the coding sequence TTGAAAAAAATACCAAGTAATAGATATGAGATACTTAACAGTCAATATGAAACAGAGCAAATAGCTTTAAGCAAAGAAATTAAAGACTTAGAGTTTGCAATATCAAGATATGAAAAAGAAACAGATAAGGCGAAAAAGTTTATATCTCTAATAAGCCGATATGAAAATTTTGATGAACTTACAACTACAATGATAAATGAGTTTGTAGAAAAGATTATTGTTCATGAAAGGAATAGAAAAGGTAGTCAAACATCAAAGCAAAAAAATAGAGATATATTTTAA
- the dcm gene encoding DNA (cytosine-5-)-methyltransferase — MSIIPQIIDNSPAILIKNKRIRLQMTQKELADAVGMSKFGDRTIRRWENGESQPSSIELKHILSFPEKVPFPNNENAPYKIIDLFAGIGGTRLGFYQTGKTNVVFSSEIDKFAVKTYKANFGETPFGDITKISEKDIPNHDIIVGGFPCQAFSQAGKKLGFEDTRGTLFFEIARIIKEKRPKAFLLENVKNLKSHDKGRTYKTIEKTLKDLNYDVHSIILKAKDFGVPQNRERIYIVGFDKDKIDNYKDFSFPIPPCPDVSVGNILEQNVDTKYTISNALWQGHQRRKKEHKIKGNGFGYTLFNENSPYTNTLSARYYKDGSEILIEQKGKNPRKLTPREAARLQGFPENYIIPVSDTQSYKQFGNSVAVTVIHAIANNIIDVLDTCTKKEID; from the coding sequence ATGAGCATTATACCACAAATCATAGATAATTCCCCTGCTATTTTAATAAAAAATAAGCGTATCAGATTACAAATGACTCAAAAAGAATTAGCTGATGCTGTTGGTATGTCCAAATTCGGAGATAGGACAATTCGCAGATGGGAAAATGGAGAAAGTCAGCCATCGTCCATTGAGCTGAAACATATTTTATCATTTCCTGAAAAAGTACCTTTCCCCAATAATGAAAATGCCCCCTATAAAATCATTGATTTATTTGCCGGAATTGGTGGTACAAGGCTTGGATTTTACCAAACAGGTAAAACAAATGTCGTATTCAGTAGTGAAATTGATAAATTTGCAGTAAAAACATATAAGGCAAATTTTGGTGAAACTCCTTTTGGAGATATTACAAAAATATCTGAAAAAGATATTCCTAATCATGATATTATTGTCGGTGGTTTTCCTTGTCAAGCATTTAGTCAAGCCGGTAAAAAGCTTGGTTTTGAAGATACTCGTGGAACATTATTTTTTGAAATTGCAAGAATTATTAAAGAGAAACGACCTAAGGCATTTCTTCTTGAAAATGTCAAAAACCTAAAATCTCACGATAAAGGTCGTACCTATAAAACAATAGAAAAAACATTAAAGGATTTAAACTACGATGTTCATTCTATTATACTTAAAGCAAAAGACTTCGGTGTTCCACAAAATAGAGAGCGTATTTACATTGTTGGATTTGATAAGGATAAAATAGATAACTATAAAGATTTTTCTTTTCCAATTCCTCCCTGCCCAGATGTTTCTGTGGGAAATATTTTAGAGCAAAATGTTGATACTAAATACACCATTTCAAATGCACTTTGGCAAGGTCATCAACGACGAAAGAAAGAACATAAAATAAAGGGAAATGGATTTGGTTACACATTGTTCAATGAAAACAGTCCTTATACAAATACATTATCTGCAAGATATTATAAAGACGGGAGTGAAATACTTATTGAGCAAAAAGGAAAAAATCCACGAAAACTAACACCTCGTGAAGCTGCAAGACTTCAAGGCTTCCCCGAAAACTATATCATTCCTGTAAGTGATACTCAAAGTTACAAACAGTTTGGTAATTCTGTTGCCGTTACTGTTATCCATGCAATTGCAAATAACATAATTGATGTACTTGATACCTGTACTAAAAAAGAGATTGACTAA
- a CDS encoding type II restriction endonuclease yields MANISLDEYKNLVKEKRKEGFKQPYDLVYDNFITLGYDKVPKEFFLSNASEVVEKLRNSCWSEFQPLEKDFTSKMLKELVDDEYIKTLTPIEAITWFVEEFPEHIYALTLSNTQSRRSRAGKEFESIIELILIGAGIPLDSQGNIGKQEFVNKGLGKLVDLVSPGVLEYIVNKRNTVLISAKTTLRERWQEVPEEMGRTGAREMFLATLDTSISSDVLNTLYEANIQVTTTKNIKETYYSDNERVLTFEKLVEICLDNVSHWKNFNYTVEQNEQMIELITKQIEKHQNHKFVEEYYDERLKNIKK; encoded by the coding sequence ATGGCAAATATTTCTCTTGATGAATATAAAAACTTAGTTAAAGAAAAAAGGAAAGAAGGCTTTAAACAGCCTTATGACTTAGTTTATGATAATTTTATTACATTAGGATACGACAAAGTCCCTAAAGAATTCTTTTTAAGTAATGCAAGTGAAGTTGTTGAAAAACTTAGAAATAGCTGTTGGAGTGAATTTCAGCCATTAGAAAAAGACTTTACTTCAAAAATGCTAAAAGAGTTAGTTGATGATGAGTATATCAAAACTCTTACACCAATAGAGGCAATTACTTGGTTTGTGGAAGAATTTCCGGAACATATATATGCTTTGACTTTGTCAAATACTCAAAGTAGGAGGAGTAGAGCAGGTAAAGAATTTGAAAGTATTATAGAACTCATTTTGATTGGTGCAGGGATTCCACTTGACAGTCAAGGTAATATAGGTAAACAAGAGTTTGTCAATAAAGGTCTTGGTAAATTGGTAGATTTAGTTTCTCCGGGTGTTTTAGAATACATTGTAAATAAGAGAAATACTGTCTTAATTAGTGCAAAAACCACATTAAGAGAAAGATGGCAAGAAGTACCTGAAGAAATGGGAAGAACAGGTGCAAGAGAAATGTTTTTAGCAACTCTTGATACTTCTATTAGCTCTGATGTATTGAACACTCTATATGAGGCTAATATACAAGTTACAACAACAAAAAATATAAAAGAAACATATTATTCCGATAATGAAAGGGTATTAACCTTTGAAAAGTTGGTTGAAATATGTTTAGACAATGTTTCTCATTGGAAAAATTTCAACTACACAGTAGAACAAAATGAGCAAATGATAGAGCTTATCACTAAGCAAATTGAAAAACACCAAAATCATAAATTTGTAGAAGAATATTATGATGAGAGATTAAAAAACATAAAGAAGTAG
- a CDS encoding cupin domain-containing protein — MSEQRIYCMDLVKKEDPEKAVRTPFYQTESTGGSVWVIKPGQTLQKHYHHNSDDIWIVLQGEGIFYPQPNEEVPFKKGHVIVSKKDSCHGAKNTGDEDIIFVSIVAPVPSDYDPINE; from the coding sequence ATGAGCGAACAGAGAATCTATTGCATGGACCTTGTAAAAAAAGAGGATCCGGAAAAGGCTGTCAGAACACCGTTTTATCAGACAGAATCTACAGGCGGATCGGTCTGGGTTATCAAACCCGGTCAGACATTGCAAAAGCACTATCACCACAATTCCGACGATATATGGATCGTCCTTCAGGGAGAGGGAATATTCTACCCCCAGCCTAATGAAGAGGTTCCATTCAAGAAAGGCCATGTCATAGTATCGAAGAAAGACTCCTGCCACGGAGCAAAAAATACTGGAGATGAGGATATCATCTTTGTAAGTATAGTAGCACCTGTCCCTTCCGACTATGATCCTATAAACGAGTGA
- a CDS encoding ATP-binding protein: MLNDLQKGGFNLDINEYIEQITSPTLLILDDFGIERNTEYALEQIYNVINARYLKARPTIITTNLNFKDIEKEQEDIMLGRIYSRIIEMCLPFRITGLDRRKIQNKEKLKKAQNLIDE; encoded by the coding sequence ATATTAAACGACTTACAAAAAGGCGGCTTTAATCTTGATATAAACGAATATATCGAACAGATAACAAGCCCTACCCTACTAATTCTTGATGATTTTGGAATAGAGAGAAACACAGAATATGCCTTAGAGCAAATTTACAATGTAATCAATGCAAGATACCTAAAGGCAAGACCAACCATTATAACTACTAACCTTAATTTCAAAGATATAGAAAAAGAACAGGAAGATATAATGCTTGGCAGGATTTATTCAAGGATAATCGAGATGTGTTTACCTTTTAGGATAACGGGACTTGATAGAAGAAAAATACAGAACAAAGAAAAGCTGAAGAAAGCACAAAACTTAATAGATGAATGA
- a CDS encoding transposon-encoded TnpW family protein has protein sequence MGKTAYEVVVHFNKNATETMQDKLKHIMLREIESEKHQKK, from the coding sequence ATCGGAAAAACTGCCTATGAAGTTGTTGTACATTTTAATAAAAATGCTACTGAAACAATGCAAGACAAATTGAAACACATAATGCTTAGAGAAATTGAGAGTGAAAAACATCAAAAAAAATGA